The following coding sequences lie in one Bacillota bacterium genomic window:
- the raiA gene encoding ribosome-associated translation inhibitor RaiA — protein sequence MKLDVRGKSGFEITDAIRAYFEKKLKKIEKVFSEELEAFVVCKIYKDLTKVEITIPIKFITIRAEVEDKDLYAAIDHAIDKLEAQIRKNKHKMNRSLQEKTGLKDAFKNDEFNLEELEKELISPIKKKRIKLDILSLDEAITQMELLGHDFFIYYNEDKQVNLLYLRDDGKYGLIETE from the coding sequence ATGAAACTTGATGTAAGAGGCAAGAGTGGGTTTGAAATTACAGATGCAATCAGGGCATATTTCGAAAAAAAGCTCAAAAAAATCGAAAAAGTATTTTCAGAAGAATTAGAAGCGTTTGTAGTTTGTAAGATTTACAAAGATTTAACAAAAGTTGAAATTACCATACCGATTAAATTCATTACCATCCGCGCTGAAGTCGAAGACAAAGATTTATATGCTGCAATCGACCACGCCATTGACAAATTAGAAGCACAAATTCGAAAAAATAAACACAAAATGAATCGAAGTTTACAAGAAAAAACAGGCTTAAAAGATGCATTCAAAAATGATGAGTTTAATTTAGAAGAATTAGAAAAAGAACTTATTTCTCCAATCAAGAAAAAGCGCATCAAATTAGACATTTTATCTCTTGATGAGGCCATTACTCAAATGGAATTACTAGGCCACGATTTCTTCATTTACTATAACGAAGATAAGCAAGTTAATTTACTCTACTTAAGAGATGATGGCAAATACGGTTTGATTGAAACCGAATAG
- a CDS encoding DEAD/DEAH box helicase family protein — translation MRESIYKRNEKTIQIVPLFDMNTCNRCLSSKERHYLGRDNYDHCMDCEINGYLAYSTRLYRYNRFVEEREHRLILSFPLTQIQENASNFILKSIQNKRSCFLEAVCGAGKTEMTFNAILYALNKKMKICYAIPRKQVVIELASRFQKHFPDTIIKSLYDQSKDDEFAHLLLSTMNQLIHYYQEFDLMIVDEVDAFPFKDNPFLQRLVQKALKPNGIIIYMSATISKEYSILIKKNIIDHFQVYSRFHNHSLDLPQFEQVIHLEKTFSNKMIPTIIKQKLDEWQNLGKKVLLFVPSILFGIRMHHILLSYGYLTEIYHSKIKNKSYILNEFKKDKFLFLITTTILERGVTFSNINVAVVLSDHPIFTSNVLIQIAGRVGRNLMYPNGEIIFFSEFMSKAMTKAKSNLILMNKHKLSERIYVE, via the coding sequence TTGAGAGAATCCATTTATAAAAGAAATGAAAAAACAATTCAAATTGTGCCATTGTTCGATATGAATACTTGTAATAGGTGTCTTTCTTCAAAGGAAAGACATTACTTAGGAAGAGATAATTATGATCATTGTATGGACTGTGAGATTAATGGATATTTAGCTTATTCGACCAGATTATATCGATATAATCGATTTGTAGAAGAAAGAGAACATCGCTTAATACTGTCTTTTCCTCTAACTCAGATTCAAGAAAACGCTAGTAATTTTATCCTTAAATCGATTCAAAATAAACGAAGTTGTTTTTTAGAAGCAGTATGTGGTGCAGGTAAAACAGAAATGACTTTTAATGCAATACTGTATGCCTTAAACAAAAAAATGAAAATTTGCTATGCTATTCCAAGAAAACAAGTTGTCATTGAACTTGCTTCAAGGTTTCAAAAACATTTTCCAGACACAATCATTAAATCTTTATATGATCAATCTAAAGACGATGAGTTTGCTCATTTATTGTTATCAACGATGAATCAGTTAATTCACTACTATCAAGAATTTGACCTTATGATTGTAGATGAAGTCGACGCTTTTCCGTTTAAAGATAATCCATTTCTACAAAGATTAGTTCAAAAGGCCCTAAAACCAAATGGAATTATAATATATATGTCTGCCACTATTTCAAAAGAGTATTCTATTTTAATAAAGAAAAATATAATTGATCATTTTCAAGTATATTCAAGATTTCATAATCATTCCTTAGACTTACCTCAATTTGAACAAGTAATTCATTTAGAAAAAACATTTTCAAATAAAATGATACCAACAATTATTAAACAAAAATTGGATGAGTGGCAAAATTTAGGTAAAAAAGTTTTGTTATTTGTGCCTTCCATTTTATTTGGTATACGTATGCATCATATACTATTATCTTATGGATATTTGACAGAAATTTATCACAGTAAAATAAAAAATAAATCCTACATTTTGAACGAATTCAAAAAAGACAAATTTTTGTTTTTAATCACAACGACTATTCTTGAAAGAGGCGTTACATTTTCTAATATTAATGTTGCTGTTGTTTTATCAGACCATCCTATATTTACAAGTAATGTATTAATTCAAATTGCAGGAAGAGTCGGTAGAAATCTAATGTATCCAAATGGAGAAATTATATTTTTTTCTGAATTTATGTCGAAAGCAATGACAAAAGCAAAATCAAATTTGATTCTTATGAATAAACACAAATTATCAGAAAGAATTTACGTCGAATGA
- the leuS gene encoding leucine--tRNA ligase, whose protein sequence is MAKKWYEEKVFQAVDFDERPKFYGLVEFPYPSGQGMHVGHMRAYASLEVISRKRRMEGYNVLFPIGFDAFGLPTENYAIKHQIHPRIVTDENILTYTSQLKSAGFSFDFSRIVDTTDETYYKWTQWIFLKMYEHDLVYKSKTYVNFCPDCKVVLSNEESQGGECDRCGTKVTQLEKDVWFLKITAYADKLLQGLDVLESNNRIHIEQEKWIGKSTGAYINFNVNETSEFLKVFTTRPDTIYGATFMVISPEHPILVTLKDKIQNGIEVKEYQDQSIMKTEFERTQLIKDKTGVLLKGICAINPLTLKQIPIFISDYVMITYGTGAIMAVPGHDERDYEFAKKFNLDIVEVIQGGDISKEAYTDTDTGILVNSGILNGMTVENALIKMIDYLEQHKLGEKTDQFRMKDWAFNRQRYWGEPIPVIYCDDCGVVPVPYEDLPVRLPIVEAFLPTDTGESPLANIEEFVNCTCPICHKPAKRETDTMPQWAGSSWYFLRYMDPQNPLRFASKEKLKYWGQVDWYNGGMEHVTRHLIYSRFWNHFLYDIGEIPFKEPYLKRTAQGLILGENGDKMSKSKGNVINPIEIIDEYGADTLRTYILFIGDYEMATPWNENGLKGCRRFLDKMWRLFEKVTKDDFYSVELEINIHKTIKGVSEDLENLKFNTAIAKLMTLTNDFTSSAAITKKDYETLLQLVYPFAPHVTEELWEMLNHKESLVFVNWPSYDELKLIEKKIEIVVNINGKVRDRIEMAFDSDSEEIKTKALNLPRIKELIGNDTIKKIIVVQNKLINIVI, encoded by the coding sequence ATGGCAAAAAAATGGTATGAAGAAAAAGTATTTCAAGCTGTGGATTTTGATGAGCGCCCCAAATTTTATGGATTAGTTGAATTTCCATATCCTAGTGGACAAGGAATGCACGTTGGACACATGAGAGCCTATGCCTCTTTGGAGGTTATCTCACGAAAAAGAAGAATGGAAGGATATAATGTATTATTTCCAATCGGATTTGATGCGTTTGGACTGCCAACAGAAAATTATGCAATCAAGCATCAAATTCATCCAAGAATCGTTACAGATGAAAACATTTTGACGTATACAAGCCAATTAAAAAGCGCAGGATTTTCTTTTGACTTTTCGAGAATAGTAGATACTACTGATGAGACCTACTATAAATGGACTCAATGGATTTTCTTAAAAATGTATGAACATGATTTAGTCTATAAAAGTAAAACATATGTTAATTTTTGCCCTGATTGCAAGGTGGTATTATCCAATGAAGAATCACAAGGTGGAGAATGCGATCGTTGTGGAACAAAAGTAACTCAATTAGAGAAGGATGTTTGGTTTCTTAAAATAACAGCTTATGCTGATAAACTATTACAAGGGTTGGATGTACTAGAATCAAATAATCGAATTCATATTGAACAAGAGAAGTGGATTGGAAAGTCTACGGGAGCTTATATCAATTTTAACGTAAATGAGACTTCAGAATTCTTAAAGGTCTTTACAACAAGACCAGATACTATTTATGGAGCCACCTTTATGGTTATCTCTCCAGAACATCCTATTTTAGTGACGCTTAAAGATAAAATTCAAAATGGTATTGAAGTAAAAGAATATCAAGATCAATCCATTATGAAAACAGAATTTGAACGAACCCAACTTATAAAAGATAAAACAGGAGTTTTATTGAAAGGGATTTGTGCCATTAATCCACTCACTTTAAAACAGATCCCAATCTTTATTTCTGATTATGTCATGATTACTTATGGAACGGGTGCAATAATGGCAGTCCCAGGACACGATGAAAGAGATTATGAATTTGCTAAGAAATTCAATTTAGACATTGTAGAAGTTATTCAAGGTGGAGACATTTCAAAAGAAGCCTATACTGACACCGATACAGGAATTCTTGTAAACAGTGGTATCTTAAACGGTATGACAGTTGAAAATGCTTTAATCAAAATGATTGATTATCTAGAACAACATAAACTAGGGGAAAAAACCGATCAATTTAGAATGAAAGATTGGGCTTTCAATCGACAACGATATTGGGGAGAACCGATTCCTGTCATTTATTGTGATGATTGTGGAGTCGTTCCTGTTCCTTATGAAGATTTACCAGTTCGTTTGCCAATTGTTGAAGCTTTTCTTCCAACAGATACAGGAGAAAGCCCACTAGCAAACATTGAAGAGTTTGTAAATTGTACATGTCCTATCTGTCATAAACCAGCAAAAAGAGAAACGGATACTATGCCTCAATGGGCTGGATCTAGCTGGTATTTCTTAAGATATATGGACCCTCAAAACCCTTTAAGATTTGCGTCCAAAGAAAAACTGAAATATTGGGGTCAAGTTGATTGGTATAACGGAGGAATGGAACACGTCACAAGACATTTAATTTATTCTCGTTTTTGGAATCACTTTTTGTACGATATTGGAGAAATTCCATTTAAAGAGCCATACCTTAAAAGAACAGCGCAAGGTTTGATACTAGGTGAAAATGGCGATAAAATGTCAAAATCAAAAGGAAATGTTATCAATCCAATTGAAATCATTGATGAATACGGCGCGGATACTTTGAGAACCTATATTTTGTTTATCGGTGATTATGAAATGGCAACTCCTTGGAATGAAAATGGCTTAAAAGGATGTCGTAGGTTCTTAGATAAAATGTGGCGTTTATTTGAGAAAGTTACAAAGGATGATTTTTATTCTGTTGAATTAGAAATAAATATACACAAAACCATTAAAGGCGTTTCAGAAGATTTAGAAAATCTTAAATTTAATACCGCCATTGCAAAACTTATGACGCTTACTAATGATTTTACTTCAAGTGCTGCTATTACGAAAAAAGATTATGAGACATTACTTCAACTAGTATATCCTTTTGCACCTCACGTAACAGAAGAATTATGGGAGATGTTGAATCATAAAGAATCTTTAGTATTTGTAAATTGGCCAAGTTATGATGAGTTGAAACTAATTGAAAAGAAAATTGAAATTGTGGTAAATATCAATGGTAAAGTAAGAGATAGAATAGAAATGGCTTTTGATTCAGATAGTGAAGAAATAAAAACAAAAGCATTGAATCTGCCAAGAATTAAAGAGTTAATTGGGAATGACACCATCAAGAAAATAATTGTCGTACAAAATAAACTCATCAATATTGTAATCTAA
- a CDS encoding DUF1189 domain-containing protein, whose protein sequence is MYNIMKDSLFEPKKILQYRNKSGWYAFLYFLILALFMTIGYIAFYIGYDGNSVITSDTTGCELSSTGVECLSSDFDFQTEYNLYGISIYFLNETDQFQDIVFIGDSSLVFQGNSVTLFSSSTQRITFPNLTTLSQSNTFDQFFSTFKTALLVTSILVGFLTNLILLLFVSLVSTIPFLRLKKFIRFKKLYILVIFAITPIAILMTFYNIIPINNVLFFVLMIIGYRSLYILQRELFTTTFLHLQNQQQEQDDNIIDSSYTVTDVEEEETEDNLDVTEDSKDEKD, encoded by the coding sequence ATGTACAATATAATGAAAGATAGTTTATTTGAACCAAAAAAAATCCTTCAATATCGTAATAAATCAGGATGGTACGCTTTTTTATACTTCCTGATTTTAGCTTTATTTATGACGATTGGATATATTGCTTTTTATATAGGTTATGATGGAAATTCAGTGATTACATCTGATACAACTGGTTGTGAATTATCCTCTACTGGAGTTGAGTGTTTATCTTCTGATTTTGATTTTCAAACGGAGTATAATTTATATGGTATTTCAATCTATTTTTTAAATGAAACAGATCAATTTCAAGATATAGTATTTATTGGTGATTCAAGTTTGGTGTTTCAAGGAAATAGTGTTACTTTATTTTCTTCATCTACTCAGCGAATTACGTTTCCAAATTTAACTACACTATCTCAATCAAATACATTTGACCAGTTTTTTTCAACTTTTAAAACTGCTTTACTTGTTACGAGTATTCTTGTTGGGTTTTTAACGAATCTCATTTTATTGTTATTTGTATCTTTGGTTTCAACAATTCCTTTCTTAAGACTAAAGAAATTTATTCGTTTTAAAAAGCTCTATATTCTTGTAATATTTGCGATTACTCCGATTGCAATCTTAATGACATTTTACAATATTATTCCCATAAACAATGTATTATTTTTTGTGTTAATGATAATAGGATATCGTTCTCTTTACATTTTACAAAGAGAGCTGTTTACGACAACCTTTTTGCATCTTCAAAATCAACAACAAGAACAAGATGATAATATAATAGATTCTAGTTATACTGTAACGGATGTGGAAGAGGAAGAAACTGAAGATAATTTAGATGTTACAGAAGATTCAAAAGATGAAAAAGACTAA
- a CDS encoding TIGR01212 family radical SAM protein (This family includes YhcC from E. coli K-12, an uncharacterized radical SAM protein.), translating to MNFKIKEKPYYTVNDFYQETFHSKVFKISLNGNFTCPNRDGTISYKGCLYCSEKGSGEFTGDLNFSLKDQYQEMLSMMKRKWPIGKTIAYFQSFTNTYAPLDKLKRLFEEALTLDKDLIGISIATRPDCLPDDVIEYLSELNQKTFLTVELGLQTIHEKTSILINRGHSLQAFQDAVSKLRAHNIHVVCHIINGLPNETKEMMLDTIHFLNSLDIQGIKIHMLYLLKNTPLEDYYNLNPFPILSLKEYVDVVTNQIEQLRPDIIIYRLTGDALKSDLIEPKWSLKKFVVTNEIDKQLRINKTYQGINYK from the coding sequence ATGAACTTTAAAATAAAAGAAAAACCTTATTATACTGTAAATGATTTTTATCAAGAAACATTTCATTCAAAAGTGTTTAAAATCTCTTTAAATGGAAATTTCACTTGCCCTAATCGTGATGGAACAATCTCTTATAAAGGCTGTCTTTATTGCTCTGAAAAAGGTTCAGGAGAATTTACAGGTGACCTTAATTTTTCATTAAAAGATCAATATCAAGAAATGCTTTCTATGATGAAACGCAAATGGCCTATTGGAAAAACAATTGCATATTTTCAGTCTTTTACAAATACTTACGCTCCTCTTGATAAATTAAAACGTTTATTTGAAGAGGCTCTTACTTTAGATAAAGATCTAATCGGAATCAGTATTGCAACAAGGCCGGATTGTCTACCTGATGATGTGATAGAATACCTAAGTGAATTGAATCAAAAAACGTTTTTGACGGTTGAACTTGGACTACAAACCATTCATGAGAAAACATCTATTTTAATTAATCGAGGCCATTCTCTTCAAGCGTTTCAAGATGCAGTTTCAAAGTTAAGAGCTCACAACATTCATGTTGTATGTCACATCATTAATGGATTGCCAAATGAAACCAAAGAAATGATGTTAGATACCATACATTTCCTTAATTCTTTAGATATTCAAGGAATAAAAATACACATGCTCTATCTTCTTAAGAATACTCCTCTTGAAGATTATTATAACTTAAATCCCTTTCCGATATTAAGTTTAAAAGAATACGTAGATGTTGTAACAAATCAAATTGAACAGTTACGTCCCGATATCATTATTTATCGGTTGACAGGTGATGCTTTAAAAAGTGATTTAATTGAACCAAAATGGTCTTTAAAGAAGTTTGTGGTCACAAATGAAATCGATAAACAATTACGAATAAATAAAACATATCAAGGTATCAATTATAAATAA
- the metK gene encoding methionine adenosyltransferase, whose protein sequence is MYRFFTSESVTEGHPDKICDQISDAILDAILTDDPNARVACETLVTTGLVLVAGEITTTTYVDIQKIVRDTVTEIGYDRGKYGFDADNLAVLVAINNQSPDIALGVDQNETHEQGAGDQGMMFGYATDETEEYMPITHVYANKLARKLAQVRKNGQLNYLRPDGKTQVTGEFNDEGILIRFDKILISTQHSPEVSQDKIRQDMIEFVIKPIIPNKYIDKNTEILINPTGRFVIGGPSGDSGLTGRKIIVDTYGGRAHHGGGAFSGKDPSKVDRSAAYACRYVAKNIVASGIAKEIEVQVSYAIGVAKPTSIGVNTFGTSKIPEDEIIHIITKHFDLRPKSIIEMLNLKRPIYRQVATYGHFGRTDLDLPWEKLDKVKILEQYLK, encoded by the coding sequence ATGTACCGATTTTTTACATCGGAGTCCGTAACTGAAGGACATCCAGATAAAATTTGTGACCAAATAAGTGATGCTATTTTAGATGCTATATTGACAGACGATCCAAATGCAAGAGTCGCTTGTGAAACGCTTGTTACAACAGGGCTTGTATTAGTCGCAGGAGAAATAACAACAACTACTTATGTTGATATTCAAAAAATTGTAAGAGATACAGTGACTGAAATAGGATATGATAGAGGTAAATATGGGTTTGATGCAGATAATTTGGCCGTATTAGTCGCAATCAATAATCAATCTCCAGACATTGCATTAGGTGTCGATCAAAACGAAACTCATGAACAAGGTGCAGGAGATCAAGGAATGATGTTTGGTTATGCAACAGACGAAACAGAAGAATATATGCCAATCACTCATGTTTATGCGAATAAACTTGCAAGAAAATTAGCTCAAGTAAGAAAGAATGGACAATTAAATTATCTTCGACCAGATGGGAAAACCCAAGTGACTGGAGAATTTAATGATGAAGGAATTTTGATTCGTTTTGATAAGATTCTAATTTCAACTCAACATTCACCTGAAGTCTCTCAAGATAAGATTAGACAAGACATGATTGAATTTGTTATTAAACCGATTATCCCCAATAAATATATAGATAAAAACACTGAAATTTTAATTAATCCTACCGGAAGATTTGTCATTGGAGGACCTTCAGGAGATTCAGGATTAACTGGAAGAAAAATTATTGTAGATACTTACGGAGGAAGAGCACACCATGGTGGCGGAGCCTTTTCTGGAAAAGACCCATCGAAAGTAGACCGAAGTGCGGCTTATGCATGTCGATATGTTGCAAAAAACATAGTAGCTTCTGGAATTGCAAAAGAAATAGAGGTGCAGGTTTCTTATGCAATAGGAGTTGCAAAACCTACAAGTATTGGAGTTAACACCTTTGGAACAAGCAAAATACCAGAAGACGAAATCATTCATATCATTACAAAACATTTTGATTTAAGACCTAAATCCATCATTGAAATGTTAAACTTAAAGCGTCCCATTTACCGACAAGTTGCAACGTATGGACATTTTGGAAGAACGGATTTAGATTTACCATGGGAAAAACTAGATAAAGTAAAGATTTTAGAACAATATCTTAAATAA
- a CDS encoding phosphatidylglycerophosphatase A, producing MNRQKNLFSRDEMFQMNVDKLLERGVSIEEIADVAYRQQSKWNKEISFQECLESVEKILSLRDVFHLLQLGAEIDRLTEEGAFKGPIQSILASDLGMFGIDELFGLELAGLYGTIGKTNFGDIDVNKPGVVARLNDAGKEDKQACHTFLDDIVGALAAAASTRVAQIENEIEARKDPSIIEQPKLF from the coding sequence ATGAATCGTCAAAAAAACTTATTTTCTCGAGATGAAATGTTTCAAATGAATGTAGACAAATTACTCGAACGTGGAGTTTCAATTGAAGAAATAGCGGATGTTGCATATCGCCAACAATCAAAATGGAATAAAGAAATCTCTTTTCAAGAATGTCTTGAATCGGTAGAAAAAATCCTTTCCTTAAGAGACGTCTTTCATTTGCTTCAATTAGGAGCAGAAATTGATCGACTTACTGAAGAAGGAGCTTTTAAAGGGCCTATTCAGTCGATTTTAGCATCTGATTTAGGCATGTTTGGGATAGATGAATTATTCGGATTAGAATTAGCTGGACTCTATGGAACAATTGGAAAAACCAATTTTGGAGATATCGATGTCAATAAACCAGGAGTTGTGGCAAGATTAAATGATGCCGGAAAAGAAGACAAGCAAGCTTGTCATACATTTTTAGATGATATTGTTGGAGCTTTAGCTGCAGCTGCATCCACAAGAGTCGCACAAATTGAAAATGAAATTGAAGCAAGAAAAGATCCAAGCATTATTGAACAACCCAAATTATTTTAA
- the fmt gene encoding methionyl-tRNA formyltransferase, whose amino-acid sequence MKIVFMGTMEFAVPILEGLKEKYEVSLVVTQPDRPFGRKQTLKYLPIKKAAIRLNIPLFQPESIKKDYKRVLEEKPDMIIVCAYGQMIPSIILEYPRYHAINVHASLLPKFRGGAPMHKAIQLGETFSGVTVMYMAKKMDSGMILSQRETAILDTDDVGTLQTKLSIMGKELLLETIPLILNNQITPIEQKESLVTFAYNIKPEEEHLNLNLSAKEIYNHVRGFHPWPLTFVMIDEYILKTHSIKIVPNPQVSKSFVPGQIIKADKSNVYINTGDGVISLEKVQLQGKKVMDISSFMNGIGKSLFIEGKILK is encoded by the coding sequence ATGAAAATTGTATTTATGGGAACAATGGAATTTGCTGTTCCAATTCTAGAAGGATTAAAGGAAAAATATGAGGTATCTTTAGTTGTTACTCAACCAGATCGCCCCTTTGGAAGAAAACAAACGCTGAAATATTTACCCATTAAAAAAGCGGCTATTCGTTTAAACATACCTCTTTTTCAACCAGAAAGTATCAAGAAGGATTATAAAAGAGTATTAGAAGAAAAACCTGATATGATTATTGTTTGTGCATATGGGCAAATGATACCTTCAATTATTTTGGAGTATCCTAGATATCATGCCATCAATGTACACGCTTCCTTGCTACCTAAGTTTAGAGGAGGAGCACCTATGCACAAAGCCATTCAACTAGGAGAAACTTTCTCTGGAGTAACCGTTATGTATATGGCAAAAAAAATGGATTCTGGGATGATTTTATCTCAAAGAGAAACGGCAATTTTAGATACAGATGATGTGGGGACACTGCAAACTAAATTATCTATAATGGGGAAAGAATTATTACTTGAAACAATACCTTTGATACTAAACAATCAGATCACTCCAATTGAGCAAAAAGAATCTTTGGTGACGTTTGCTTACAACATTAAGCCAGAAGAAGAACATTTAAATTTAAACCTAAGCGCAAAAGAAATTTACAATCATGTTAGAGGATTTCATCCGTGGCCTTTAACTTTCGTTATGATAGATGAGTATATATTAAAAACGCATTCAATCAAAATTGTACCTAACCCACAGGTTTCAAAATCTTTTGTCCCAGGGCAAATCATTAAAGCAGATAAATCAAATGTATATATTAATACAGGAGATGGAGTTATTTCTTTAGAGAAAGTACAACTTCAAGGGAAAAAAGTTATGGATATATCTTCTTTTATGAATGGCATCGGGAAATCGCTTTTCATCGAAGGAAAGATTTTAAAATAG